The nucleotide window attatatttccttgttcatgataattgtctactgttcatgctataattgtgttatccggaaatcgtaatacatgtgtgaatatatagaccacaacatgtccccagtaagcctctagttgactagctcgttgatcaacagatagtcatggtttcctgactatggacattagatctcattgataacgggatcacatcattagaagaatgatgtgatggacaagacccaatcttaagcatagcacaagatcgtgtagttcgtctgctagagcttttctaatgtcaagtatctttttccttagaccatgagattgtgcaactcccggatactgtaggaatactttgggtgtgccaaacgtcacaacgtaactgggtgactataaaggtgcactatgggtatctccgaaagcgtctgctgggttggcacgaatcgagactgggatttgtcactccgcatgacggagaggtatctctgggcccactcagtaaaacatcatcataatgagctcaatgtgactaagggttggtcacgggatgatgtgttagggaacgagtaaagtgacttgccggtaacgagattgaacgaggtattgggataccaacgattgaatctcggacaagtaacgtactgattaacaaagggaattgaatacgggattgattgaatcctcgacatcgtggttcatccgatgagatcatcgtggaatatgtgggagccaacatgggtatctagatcccgctgttggctattggccggagagttgtctcggtcatgtctgcatggttcccgaacccgtagggtctacacacttaaggttcggtgacgctagggttgtagagatattagtatgcggtaacccaaaagtagtttggagtcccggatgagatcccggacgtcacgaggagttccggaatggtccggaggtaaagatttatatataggaagtccagttttggccaccgggaaagtttcgggggtcattGGTATTGTACCggaaccaccggaagggtcccgggggtccaccgggtagggccacctatcccggagggccccatgggctgaagtgggaagggaaccagcccctggtgggctggtgcgcccccatgggcctagggttagaaacactaagggtgggggcgcctccacctggcttgggggccaagccaccccttggccgcccccccccatCTAGAGGGGCCGACACCCCCCtgacccctatatatagtggaggggagggagggaagccgcaccccaagtccctggcgcctccctctccccccgtgacacctctccctctcgttggtgcttggcgaagccctgccgagatcccgctgcttccaccaccacgccgtcgtgctgctggatctccatcaacctctcctctccccttgctggatcaagaaggaggagacgtctctcccaaccgtacgtgtgttgaacgcggaggtgccgtccgttcggcgctcggtcatcagtgatttggatcacgacgagtacgactccatcaaccccgttctcttgaacacttccgctcgcgatctacaagggtatgtagatgcactcccctctccctcgttgctagatgactccatagattgatcttggtgatgcgtagaaattttaaaattctgctacttTCCCCAACAGGAACATTTGCCTCAGGTCCCGTGTCATCAAGAGTATGACTCTCTGACTGCAAAGACACCATTACAGGGGCACCACGGGCTAATGACTGACCTGCCACATTGTCATGGCTCATAGGGTTACCATCACGACTTGCCTGCGTGTAGTAAACAGATCGACCACTTTCTGCCCAATTTCCTTGTTGTATGCTGGGTTGCTGCTGATCCATATCATGAGGAAGCTCATTGAGATCAGGGCGCAACTCATTGAGATCAaacatttttttcctttttttggaTGCTGCCACACACTCCCTGCACATATATaaaagaagaaattgatgtcatCAGTTGGTAACCACAGAAAAAGTGTTTCAAACAACCTAAAATTTTAGTAAATAGGCATTTGCACACCATTTTGTGATATTCTTAGTTCCAAAAGCAACATGACTGTAGCATAATCTTTATTATAATAGTTATGAATTTTTTTTGTTTGCACAGAGTTGTTATATTAGTTGCACAGTTTGCAGTAAATAGCTGGCAAGAGCATGACTTCTTTTTACTACAGAGTTTTCTAactttttcctttttgttttgtTGCAATGATCTGTAGGTTTCCGTTTCGCAAGGAGCTCTTTTCATATTTTTCTGCACATAATTGGATGTTACATTTGATAAGGAAAATCCAGgtgaaagaagaaagaagaattGGAGGACAGATTATAGTTATATGTTTTTCATCGCCGTTTATGTTTCTAGTTCTGGTATATTTGAACATATTAATATGGTTTGCAATAGGTGTGGGACCAGAATATATGTGTGAGACAAAATTATATGTGTGAATATGTTAATATGGTTTGTGGCTTCATTAGCCATGGACAAAAGTTCTTGTGTTTTTGCTGTTGCACTACAGATTTCTGGTTTTCGCTAGAATAGACGTCTCAATTGCAAGGATGCATTTTTCCACTTGGCCAGCATACATATTCAGTTGGACAATCAATGTTTTTAGTTGACTAGAATAGATGTCTCAGCTGGCCAGGTTGCATTTATTTCAGTTTTTGGCCAACATGCATGTTCAGTTGGACAGTTAATGCATTCAGTTGGCTAGAATAGATGTCTCAGTTAGCCAGGATACATTTTCTCAGTTTTTGGCCAACATGCATGTTTAGTTGGCCAGAAAACATGTTTTTATTTGCACATATACTACAGTTTTTCTAAAGTGTTCACTCACAAACATCTATTGCCAAATATACATGTTTAGTTGGCCAGAATACATGTTTAGTTGGCCAGGATACATGTTTTTTAGTTGGCCAGAAAACACGTGAGGTACAATGCATGTTTTAGTTTTGGCTAGCATGCATGCCGAGTTGCCAGGATATAGGTTCAGTTGGCTGGGATGCATGTTCAGTTGCACATTTATGAATTTTTCGTTGCATATCTATTGGGCAGTCAATTTTTGTTCATTTTGCAAACAATAGCTACAAGTTGGTAGAATGCATGTTTAGTTTTTGGCTACAATGCTTTATTGAGTTGGCTTTAATCATGTTTTAATTGGCCAGAGAACTTATTTTTAGTTGGCTTGTTTAACACATTCAGGTGGTAGAAAATTGTATGGCATGCATCAAGTAGTTTTTGGCTTGTTTAACACATCCAGCAGTAACATCAAGTAGGCTGGTGTGATGTGCCAGATTCACCTCTTTTTTGAAGTAGCTTCTTCATGGATTTGTCCTAGATCTATGGAGAAGGGGGTTTACATATGCCTATGCAGTAGAAGAAAGGGGGAAGTGAAGAGGGGCAGAGGGGGCTTACCTACTTGATCTTACTGCCTGGTATAGCTCTGATCACCCTGCCCTTAGATCCTTTTTTTTTGAAGCAGCTCCTTCTACTTTGGGGCTTCCATGGCGGCTGTGTAGGAGGAAGAAGGGCTGGGGGCGATTCTGTTGGATCTGCTTCTGGcgtggagaagaagaagaaggcaaCGTGGGAGGGGCTGAGGCGTGGGGGCGTGCGGGGCGTGGGTGCGAGCTAGGGACAGCTGGCCACGTGGGGCGGTTTCTGTTGGCGGCCGTTCGATCGGTTTGTTTTGGTGGCCAGTCGATTGGTCGGGTAGGTGGCCTTTCTTTTCTGTTTCGCGGAGGATAAGGAGTTTCCCTTTTCAACCGGCCGCTCGGTTGCATTAGTGGGCAGCCGGCCGCCCACTAAACGCGTCCAACTAAAAACCTCCGGCCACGTCGTGCCCACATGCAGCACCGCCTGGACCCTTGACTGGAATCGTTTTAACAGTCATGAAAGTTGATAGATTTGACAATCGACCAATCGAAGAAAGCAAAGATGGTGCTCTCACGCGTGTGCACACCCACCATGCATCCAGGCCGACAGGCGCATATGCACCCACGGCCCCCGACCCCGGGCCGGGCCCCAAGTGGGTTAGCACTACCTCATTAACGTCTGCTGAGAGAGAATCGATGGACTGTCAGAATAGGAAAATGACTGAACGACTACCAGTCGGTCATTAGCACCCCGGCCGGCCGCGACACTCTCTTAACGACTTGTCTTCACGAAAGCACGTGCCAATAATGAAGCTATCGTATAGAGCACCTCTGATCTCACTAGTCGCTAATGAGATCCTGGTGTCTCGTTAATCAACGAAAGCCTTTCTCAAGTCTCAGGCGCGCCTGATCCTGCACGCTAATTGAAAAGATCCTGGTACCTTGACGCAAATTGGtgctaaaaataaaataaaaaaaaatgaAAGGAGTATCTGCGCACTACATAAACTGGTGTCATGGGACATGTCTAAGTATAGATTTTTCACGGCGTTGACGGTTGTGAAGAGAGTCATGGTGGCTACGACCGGAGACCTGTAACGGCAAAGAGGAGTTTTGGTTGCATTGAAAATAGGGAGCCGCGATCTCCGAAGTGAAAGCCTAAAGTATGATCTTCATTGGTTGTACTTGGCAATGGTCTTGCAAAGACATTATTTTTGGGATTTCAGACCCTCTTCAGGATGGAAAATTTCAAGACCTTGATCGGACGACGACAACTGTGCATTGTTTCCCTCTTGAAGGCGTTGCATTTGGAGAACCCTTCCTGTAGTCCGGGTGTTGTCTTTGGTGATGGTTAGAGTCTTGATTTTGCGAGTGTTTCATCACCGCGACAGGGTATTTGTTTTTATGTTTCTCTATTTTTTTTCCTTGGCTAGGTGCATCATTGATGTCTTTCGATATTCTATTGATGCAGAGCCTGGGTGTAATTGGTACTATGTTCGTGATATTAATATATTCTCTTTATCGAAAATTCTGCGTGCAGTGTAAACATTCCCCACTCCGGCGGTTTGCTGCGCTGGACTCGACTAGTGGGGAGTGCCAAACAGTAAAGAGAACGGTGACAGGCCCTAGTCGGGGAGTCCAGAAACAGAAACAGtagaaagaagaggaagaaaacgGTGAGCCCTAGTCGAGTCACGAACCACCATGGGAACAAAGACAGAGGAGGCGGTGGCCTGTCCTGTGTCCTCTACTGACCTTGACCTGGAGCGCACGAGAgggcgtgcgtgcgtgcgtgcgtgggcaTGGCAGCGACCCTTCACCGCCGTGCCCCCGACACATTTTCCACCGGGGCAGGGCAGCGCGCGCACGCACGCGCACACGGCGCTCTCCTCTGACGACGGCCGAACCACCCTGCCCGGCGGTCCGGGGGGCAGCAGGAATCCGCGCCGCGCTGTCCGCCTCGCTGCCTGCCGCTGCACGCCCATGTGGCCCTCCCTCCCCACGCTCGCCCGCATTatcaattgctatcttcttccaCCCTCGTCCATCTCCCTCACCTTCAACCCTACTACTAGCTGGCTCTTGTGTGCcatccggatctggatctagCCTCCTCCCCCGTCCCTATATATAAGCCCACCCTCGTGCCGTGTTCCGCCGTGCCGAGAAGAAACCATTAGCCAGAGTCAGAGTTCAGCAACACTCCTTCACTAAACCTTGCTCACTTCCAACGATCATTAGCCAGAGTGAGAGAGTGTTGAAGAAAAGATGAAGCTTATGGGGAGGAGCCAGAGGAGAGGAGGAGGCTTGAGCAAGACCTTGAAGGAGCACAAGGCCAGGCTCTACATCATCAAGCGCTGCGTCGTCATGCTCCTGCGGTGGCACGACTgactccctccctccctccttccATTCCATGGATGGTGTCTGAAGCGAAGATTTCTTTTTCTGATTCTGAATCTGTGATTTGATCGTGCTGTGCCAGAATGGTGTCGGCCGGCGAAGGTTGTACATACAAAAGAGGCCAGCTAATTATAGAAGTAGAAGTAGCAGCAAAGCAATAGGGCTAGGATATAGCGTTCGTTGATTCACCACATCCAGTCCCAGCAAGTGTGTCCCATTGCACTCTTCTTGCATCACTGAAGAATATACTGGGCTGAAAGAGAAGGAATAATCACTGGATCCATCGCTTGTCCCCGTGTCTCGTACCAAAACTTGTGTGATGCAACTGCTATTATTAACCACCACCAGGGCCTCCGATCCGTTGTCGCGCGCCACCGTCCCACGCTGGATTTGCTGCCTCCGCCACCCTCACCGTCGTCCCAGTCCCACACGGGAGCGCGCCCCTTCTTCTCTCCCCCCTCATCTCGCGCTAGGTCGCAGCAAGGAGAGGGGGCCGAAGAGCAAGTCGCCGGAGAGGAGAAGCAAGGCGGTCCAGGCCACGCAGCAGCCGGCCTCCTCGACTCCGATCGGTGTCCGGCCGAGTCCTACTCTACCAGCCTGCCATTCTCCTCTCCCATGTGTGAGTGGGCGTGCCGGGAGGGGAACAAGATGTCACAGCCCTCGAGCGATCTAAGTGGGGGAAGAGGAGATCAAGGGAAGGGAAGGATCAAGGAAAGGGGATCTGGTAGAGACGCGAGGAAGAACAGCTTCGCTTGTGCGTTTGATTTATCTTCATACATCATAATCCTCACTCACGTGGTCGCAGCCGCACATAACCCCCACGGCACGCAGGCCGTCACCAGCTCACCCACTCCCCGGACCCACTTGCAGTGACTCACATGCACTGGTCACGCATTTGCCGTGTGCCTTTGCTTCGCCCGTCGCCTCTTCCATCGCAGCGTCAGCTGGGGCCTTGGTGTCATACGTGACAATCGCCCCCTCTTGCGTGCCGGCTTGTCCCCAAGGCGGAGAAGCAGGAAACTGTTGTTGCAGAGCATCCGGGTCTTCCCAGGTGGACAAGGAAACCGGCAGTTGACTCCACTGTACGCGGATCCGATGCCGCGGCGCCCCCGCCACTTGCACCAGTCTGCTTTCCAGGACCGCGACGAGTGTGTGCTCTGCCTGCAAGATAGAATTCTCAGGAGGGAGGTCAGAATTGATAGGTACCGTAGCTCCTTCCGCCTTCTTGAGTTGCGACACATGTACCACCGGATGTATCTTGCTGCCCACCGGCATCTGGAGCTTGTAGGCGACAGCCCCCACCCGAGCGAGTACTCGGTAAGGATCATAGTAGCGGAATGCCAGCTTTTGATGCGGTCGTTGTGCAACAGACGTTTGGATGAACGGTTGCAGCTTGAGTAGCACCGCATCACCCACTGCAAATTCCCTGTCTGTGCGTTTCCGGTCAGCTTGCGTCTTCATTCTGTCCTGCGCTCTCTTGAGCTGTTGCTGAAGGAGTTCCATCATGACCTGCCGTTCCTGAAGCCAAGCCGCGAGGTCTGGGACCGTGCACGTATCCACTTGAGTAACTCCAAACTCCCTCGGAAGGTGTCCGTAGATCACCTCGAACGGAGTCCTGCCCAGCGACGAATGAAACGAGGTGTTATACCAGTACTCCGCGAGCGCCAACCACTTGGACCAATTCCCAGGACAGGAATGCACAGCACACCTCAAGTAAGCTTCGAGGCATTGGTTCACTCGTTCGGTCTGCCCATCTGTTTGCGGATGGTAAGCTGAGCTAAGTTTCAATTCAGTCCGACAGAGCTTGAAGAGTTCTTGCCATATATTGCTTGTGAATATGCGGTCTCTGTCCGAGATGATGGCTAGCGGTAGTCCATGGAGTCGATAGATCTCTTTCATGAATGTCTTAGCGATCTGAAGGGCTGTGAACGGGTGAGTCAAGGGGATAAAGTGGGCGTACTTGGAGAATTTATCCACCACCACCAGCACTGTGTCATGCCCGCCCGAGCGAGGCAACCCTTCGATGAAGTCCAAAGACACCACGGCCCATGGTTTCTGGGGAATGGGCAGTGGTTGCAGGAGTCCGGCCGGAGATGTGCGCTCCGTCTTGGCTTGTTGACAGATCATACAATCCCGAATCAGAGTTTTTACTTGCTGCTTCATGTTCTTCCAAGCAAAGAGCTGCTTCACCCGATGATAAGTGGCATGGAACCCCGAGTGCCCTCCTGCTGCGCTTGCATGGAGTGCTCGAATCAAGTGCTGTTGCGTATTCTGATCATCCCCGATCCAAATGCGCCCTTTGAAGCGAAGCACTCCGTCCTGAACCACATAGTCCGGTTCGCTGTTAGGATCGAGAGCCAACTTAGCCATGCGCTGTTTAATCCCTCGTCCGAGTGGTAGCTGCGTCGTATGGCCTCCAGCCAAGTCGGTTTGCAGACCGAAATCACTGCGAGCTCAGCCTGGGTGCTATGCGTTTTCCTCGACGGCACATCTGCTGCAAGGTTGGAGAGCCCCGCCTTGTATTGGATCACGAACTGCAGGCCTATGAGCTTGGTGAAGGCCCGTTGCTGAATTGGTGTGTTGAGCCTTTGATCTATGAGGTGCAACAAGCTCTTCTGGTCCGTACGCACGATGAATTCTGCATGTTGAAGGTAAGGCCGCCAATGATCGACCGCGAGAAGCAAAGCCAGGCATTCCTTCTCATAGGCTGATAATCCCAGGTTCTTGGGTGCCAGGGCTTTGCTTAGATACGCTACCGGATGTCCTTGTTGCATTAGCACAGCGCCAATTCCTGAGGCACTAGCGTCCGTCTCGACCACAAATTGTTTCTGAAAATCGGGCAGCGCGAGAACAGGGGCTTCGACCAGAGCACGTTTGAGGGCCAAGAATGCGGTATTTGCTGCCGGGGTCCACACAAAAATGGTGTTCTTCTTGAGGAGTTCGGTAAGTGGTTTGCTGATTACCCCAAAGAACCTGACGAATTTCCTGTAATAGCCTGCGAGCCCAAGAAATCCACGGAGCTCTTTGACATTGGCCGGCACCTCCCAGTCCTGTACTGCACGAATCTTAGTCTGATCTGTAGCTACCCCTCGCTCGCTGATCACATGCCCCAAATAACTGATCTGCTGTTGCGCAAACATGCACTTAGACCGCTTCGCCTTGAGGCCATGATCTGATAACAGCTGAAATACCTGAGACAGTCGTTCTTGGTGAGTTTGCAGATCCTTCGTATGTACCAGGATATCGTCCATAAAGGCCAGAACTCCTTTTTGATTGACCGGAGCCAGCACTGTGTCCATGTTTCCTTGGAAAGTTGCCGGTGCATACGCCAATCCATATGGCATGACACAGAACTGAAAGTGTCCCATATGAGTACGAAATGCTGTTTTGTGTTCGTCCTCCGGCGCCAAACGGATCTGGTGGTATCCTGCGTGAAGatcaagcttggaaaaccatttggAACCCGCGATCTCGTCCAACAGCTCATCGATGATGGGCATGGGATAACTTTTCTTGAGAGTAATTGCATTGAGGTGTCGGAAATCGATGCAAAATCGCCATGTCTGATCCTTCTTCTTGACCAACAGCACTGGTGATGAGAAGGCACTCGAACTGGCAGTAATTAGTCCGGCTCGCATCATCTCTTTGACTTGAGCCTCGATCTCATTTTTCTGCTCAGGGGTGTAACGGTATGGTCGGATATTGATCGGTTGAGCACCTGCCACTAGCGGGATAGTGTGATCTCCAGCTCGATGTGGAGGTAGAGAGGTAGGCTCCTCGAAGACTGACTGAAACTTGTCTAGGATGTGTTGGATCTCCACTGGCATCTCAGTGGCTTCCTCAGTCTGTTCGGTCACACACACCCATAACACATGAGCAATGGAGTTTGACTGTTCGAGGGATAACAACTGATCCATGGAAATCGGAAGCACTGCTTGTGTGTTTGCTTGCAACCCTGTCAATGTGATCTGATCTCCTTGGTGCTGAAACTTCATTGTTTTGGCCGTCCAGTCGATAAGCATCGGGCCACAACCTTCCAGCCAATCCATTCCCACCACCATGTCATAACATCCAAGGGACAGCACCCGCACATCTGTGGTGAACGTATGTCGTTGCGTCTCCCATTTACATGCTGGAATATACCCTGAACAAGTAAGTGTTCCTCCATCAGCAATCTTGACTGTCACCGGCTGCATAGGTTGAACTTGATTCTGCAACTGGGCGGCAACGTTTTCACTGACGAAGCTGTGAGAGCTGCCTGAATCCACAAGCACCAACACTTCCAGGTCACCAATCTTCCCTAGGAGCCGCACTGTGCGCGGTGTTGTTTCGCCCGTGGTCGCCATTTTTGAGATTGACATCAGCTGATCCTCGGCTGGATCGAGCTCAGCTATCGGACCCTCTGGCACTTTGGCTTGAAGGAGTTCCAGCAGCTCCTCGACGACATGGAGTTGCACTGTGGCGGCGCACTGGTGCCCATGAGCCCAGCGCTCCCCGCACTTGAAGCACAGTCCGCGCGCTCGCCTGTAGTTGCGCAGGGCTGCTACCCGATCGTCACCGCGGGCTGGGTCTTGACGTTGTTCGCCGGCCCGCGCCGCGTCCAAGGCACGCCTGTCCTCCGCACCCGCGGCGGGAGCGGGCGGAGTGGGTCGCGGTAGCGGTGCCCCCAGAGCCACCACCGGTCTTGGTACATGTCGAGCTTGCCCGGGGTCGCGTCGTGGCAGCTGACCCACCATTTCTTCCTGCAACAGAGCAAGCGAAAAGGCAGTATCGAGGTCTTGTGGGCGATGCAAAACTACCCCTGATTTGATTTCTGCTTTTAAACCATCTAGAAACTGAGTGGTAAAGAAAAGCGGATCAAACGATGGATTGTGCGAAAGCAAATGATGCATCAATTCCTCAAAATGCTCCATGTACTCTACTACTGATCTGGTTTGGCGCAAAGTGTTAAACTGACGAAGTTGATTCTGATACTGTTCCCTGCCAAATTTGGCACACAGGGCAGAGCACAGCGTCTCCCAAGTGAACGGGGTGTTATGCGCTTCCTGGACCTGCAGCCAACGCGCTGCTGTCCCTGAGAAGTGTAGGGTGGCCACCCGGACCCAGAGATCCGGCTGCACACCATAAACTGCAAAGTATTTCTCGCAACGAGTCTTCCAGAACTGGGGATTTTCTCCCTCGAACTGAGGAAAATCCAATTTGGGCAGGGCCCAATTGGAGTGCGGGTTGTGGTATGAGCCATGATCCGAACTGTGGTGCAAACTAATGAGAGGTAAAGGCGGAGAGGTGGAATCA belongs to Triticum urartu cultivar G1812 chromosome 7, Tu2.1, whole genome shotgun sequence and includes:
- the LOC125521631 gene encoding small polypeptide DEVIL 4-like, with translation MKLMGRSQRRGGGLSKTLKEHKARLYIIKRCVVMLLRWHD